In a genomic window of Lagopus muta isolate bLagMut1 chromosome 2, bLagMut1 primary, whole genome shotgun sequence:
- the YIPF3 gene encoding protein YIPF3: MSAPGGGRNGPAEWGGFEDNVQGGGSAVIDMENMDDTSGSSFEDMGEMHQRMKEEEEEEAEGEAGAGGEEDGEFLGMKGLQGQLGRQVADQMWQVGKRQASKAFSLYANIDILRPYFDVEPVQVRTRLLESMVPVKMINFPQKIAGELYGPLMLVFTLVAILLHGMKTSDTIIREGTLMGTAIGTCFGYWLGVSSFIYFLAYLCNAQITMVQMLSLLGYGLFGHCITLLVTYNIHFHSLFYIFWLVVGGLSTLRMVAVLVSRTVGHTQRLILCGTLAALHMLFLLYLHFAYHKVVEGILDTLEGPNMPPFQRVARDIPVVSNAVLNTTAKANALTL; encoded by the exons ATGTCCGCGCCGGGCGGCGGCAGGAACGGCCCCGCCGAGTGGGGCGGCTTTGAGGACAACGTGCAG GGCGGCGGCTCCGCCGTCATCGACATGGAGAACATGGATGACACGTCGGGTTCCAGCTTCGAGGACATGGGCGAGATGCACCAACGcatgaaggaggaggaggaagaggaggcggAGGGCGAGGCGGGGGCCGGCGGGGAGGAGGACGGCGAATTCCTGGGCATGaaggggctgcaggggcagTTGGGGCGGCAGGTGGCCGACCAG ATGTGGCAGGTGGGGAAGAGGCAGGCCTCCAAGGCCTTCAGCCTCTACGCCAACATCGACATCCTACGACCCTACTTCGACGTGGAGCCCGTCCAAGTGCGCACCAG ATTACTGGAGTCCATGGTTCCTGTGAAGATGATCAATTTCCCACAG AAGATCGCAGGTGAGCTTTATGGACCCCTCATGCTGGTCTTCACACTGGTGGCCATCCTTTTGCATGGGATGAAGACCTCGGACACTATAATT AGGGAAGGCACACTGATGGGCACAGCCATTGGCACCTGCTTTGGTTACTGGTTGGGCGTCTCCTCTTTCATCTATTTCCTGGCATATCTGTGCAATGCCCAAATTACGATGGTGCAGATGCTGTCGCTGTTG gGCTATGGCCTTTTTGGACACTGCATCACTCTGCTTGTCACCTATAATATCCACTTCCATTCcctcttttatattttctggTTAGTCGTTGGTGGACTTTCTACACTTCGAATG GTTGCTGTGTTGGTGTCACGCACAGTGGGGCATACCCAGCGGCTCATCCTGTGTGGAACTCTTGCTGCTCTGCATATGCTTTTCCTGCTCTATCTGCACTTTGCTTATCACAAGGTGGTAGAAG GTATCCTGGACACACTGGAAGGACCCAATATGCCACCCTTTCAGAGAGTTGCCAGAGACATTCCAGTTGTTTCCAATGCTGTATTAAATACAACAGCCAAAGCCAATGCATTGACCCTGTAA